In the genome of Magnolia sinica isolate HGM2019 chromosome 2, MsV1, whole genome shotgun sequence, one region contains:
- the LOC131234054 gene encoding 7-deoxyloganetin glucosyltransferase-like, with the protein MGSVGAEKPHAVCIPYPAQGHINPMLKLAKLLHFRGFHITFVNTEYNHKRLLRSRGHGSLDGLTDFHFETIPDGLPPSDSDTTQDIPALCDSTSKHCLAPFRHLLTSLNQTDGVPPVTCIVSDGVMSFSLQAAEELHIPEVLFWTTSACGFLCYRYYCELIKRGFTPLKDESYLTNGFLDTQIDWVPGMKDIRLRDFPSFIRTTDPDDIVLNFVDREARRVSKASALILNTFDEMEHDVLDAIKSKIPNTYTIGPLSILCDQLPESPLKSIGSNLWKEEMGCLEWLDSKEPGSVVYVNYGSITVMTAHQMKEFAWGLANSNHPFLWVIRPDLVAGESAMLPQEFMEMTHERGLLASWCPQEKVLKHPSIGGFLTHCGWNSMLESVGGGVPVLCWPFFAEQQTNCRYACTEWGIGMEIDNNVKRDEVEELVRELMEREKGKEMKKKVMELKESAENATKKGGSSYVNLDKLVNDVLRAVV; encoded by the exons ATGGGATCAGTGGGTGCTGAAAAGCCTCACGCCGTTTGCATTCCATACCCAGCACAAGGCCATATCAATCCCATGCTAAAACTAGCTAAGCTCCTCCATTTTAGAGGCTTCCATATCACCTTTGTCAACACCGAATACAATCACAAACGCCTACTAAGGTCTAGAGGCCACGGTTCTCTCGACGGCTTGACCGATTTCCACTTCGAAACCATACCCGACGGCCTCCCACCATCCGATTCTGATACCACACAAGATATCCCAGCCCTCTGCGACTCGACTAGCAAGCACTGCTTAGCCCCATTTCGTCATCTCCTAACAAGTCTCAACCAAACCGACGGTGTACCTCCTGTAACTTGCATAGTCTCCGATGGGGTTATGAGCTTCAGTCTACAAGCAGCTGAAGAGCTTCACATTCCCGAGGTTCTCTTCTGGACGACAAGCGCCTGCGGTTTCTTGTGTTATCGCTATTATTGCGAACTCATCAAAAGAGGATTTACTCCATTAAAAG aTGAGAGTTACTTAACGAATGGATTTCTCGACACCCAGATCGACTGGGTACCGGGTATGAAGGATATTCGTCTCAGAGATTTCCCAAGCTTCATTCGAACAACGGATCCCGACGATATCGTTCTCAACTTTGTGGACAGAGAAGCTCGTAGGGTTTCTAAAGCATCAGCACTCATTCTAAATACATTCGATGAGATGGAACATGACGTTCTAGATGCTATTAAATCCAAGATTCCTAATACTTACACCATAGGTCCCCTATCCATTTTATGTGATCAGTTGCCGGAGAGCCCGTTGAAGTCGATAGGATCGAATTTGTGGAAGGAGGAGATGGGTTGTCTTGAATGGTTAGATTCAAAAGAGCCTGGATCGGTTGTTTATGTAAATTACGGTAGCATCACTGTAATGACGGCCCACCAGATGAAAGAGTTCGCATGGGGGCTAGCGAATAGCAACCATCCATTCTTATGGGTCATCCGGCCGGATCTTGTAGCGGGCGAGTCGGCAATGCTGCCACAGGAGTTTATGGAGATGACCCACGAAAGAGGACTGCTCGCAAGCTGGTGTCCGCAGGAGAAAGTGCTGAAACACCCTTCGATTGGAGGGTTCCTAACTCATTGCGGGTGGAATTCGATGCTGGAGAGTGTAGGTGGTGGAGTGCCGGTTTTATGCTGGCCGTTCTTCGCTGAGCAACAGACGAATTGCCGGTATGCATGCACTGAGTGGGGGATTGGAATGGAAATAGACAACAATGTGAAAAGGGATGAAGTGGAAGAGCTGGTTAGGGAATTGatggaaagagagaaagggaaggagatgaagaaaaaggtAAT